A region from the Mercenaria mercenaria strain notata chromosome 7, MADL_Memer_1, whole genome shotgun sequence genome encodes:
- the LOC123555497 gene encoding neural cell adhesion molecule 1-like, with the protein MNFKTCLYFWIGLIQTSSGEVSILLHGVDIDTLQNDNTVKIIEGQHLLFDCIHDIENVTVTWSRNNTVITRNTRLELGRIRIEDEGYYTCTISSDENTILEYSTVFLKILYPPSYPILNAPKSFLFNEEVSLTYLFEAEPEPTYQWRRLAWDGLLLSRNRTYRMTVPSTGLRIYCNFQSLMTPTFGEPRSAFISEYVFINVHRKASITSIFPGRYVERNEGDYIVLRCHVDGNPAPNIWWSKTGDESFYWHGGKYSKYNIDTNSAGDYVCHVENTVIPANRTQQIIHKTEVFHVFVNRKALNDQKPTLKCTDCFEQCTTVTDADPRFQSSTSTSTPSVVSSPNTTTDSTSFKSTNCSTEQHLNNNIETGMEQHTASLALIVATTLGWLVSFIMIGFNLYICKYKNKMKDDGEMSDSSHSAENQISNQISDVRSSYVTSVRFADNTYTDLTTYDQINPSIRSRDGSLIHWNDSESVSTQSSVVTYIEPISTLSHQ; encoded by the exons ATGAACTTCAAAACATGCTTATATTTCTGGATAGGTTTAATTCAGACGTCCTCAG GTGAAGTCAGTATCTTATTACATGGAGTAGATATTGATACTCTACAAAATGACAACACTGTTAAAATCATTGAAGGGCAACATCTACTGTTTGATTGCATACATGACATTGAAAATGTAACCGTTACCTGGAGCAGAAATAATACTGTTATTACAAGAAATACTAGACTCGAACTTGGACGCATTAGAATCGAAGACGAGGGGTATTATACTTGCACAATATCATCTGATGAAAATACTATATTAGAATATtctactgttttcttaaaaattctGTACCCTCCATCATACCCTATTTTAAATGCTCCAAAGTCTTTTCTGTTTAATGAGGAAGTATCCCTAACTTACCTGTTTGAGGCCGAACCTGAGCCTACATACCAGTGGAGGCGACTGGCTTGGGATGGACTTCTGTTATCAAGAAACAGAACCTACCGTATGACAGTACCTTCGACAGGCCTAAGGATATACTGCAATTTTCAAAGTTTAATGACGCCAACTTTTGGAGAACCTAGAAGTGCATTTATTAGCGAATATGTGTTCATCAATGTACACAGAAAAGCTAGTATAACATCTATATTTCCAGGTCGATATGTTGAAAGGAACGAAGGTGATTATATTGTTCTTAGATGTCATGTAGATGGCAATCCTGCCCCCAACATATGGTGGTCTAAAACTGGTGACGAAAGTTTTTACTGGCATGGGGGGAAGTATTCGAAGTATAATATTGATACAAATAGTGCAGGTGATTACGTTTGTCATGTGGAAAATACCGTGATTCCAGCGAATAGAACACAACAGATTATACATAAAACAGAAGTATTTCATGTATTTGTTAATAGAAAGGCTTTGAACGATCAAAAACCAACTTTGAAATGTACAGACTGCTTTGAACAATGTACAACTGTTACAGATGCTGATCCTCGTTTTCAGTCATCAACATCAACGAGTACACCTAGTGTTGTCTCAAGTCCAAATACTACAACCGATTCTACATCATTCAAATCAACGAATTGTTCCACAGAACAACATCTAAATAATAATATAGAAACAGGCATGGAACAACACACGGCTTCCTTGGCCCTTATTGTAGCCACTACATTGGGGTGGCTTGTTTCCTTTATTATGATTGggtttaatctttatatttgtAAGTATAAGAACAAAATGAAGGACGATGGTGAAATGTCTGATTCGAGCCATTCAGCAGagaatcaaatttcaaatcaaatcAGTGATGTAAGATCATCTTATGTGACCAGTGTAAGATTTGCTGACAACACCTACACGGACCTGACGACGTATGACCAGATTAACCCCAGCATTCGATCAAGAGATGGTAGTCTGATTCACTGGAATGACTCTGAATCAGTGTCTACTCAATCTTCCGTTGTTACGTATATAGAACCAATCAGTACTCTATCTCATCAGTAG